A section of the Telopea speciosissima isolate NSW1024214 ecotype Mountain lineage chromosome 3, Tspe_v1, whole genome shotgun sequence genome encodes:
- the LOC122655333 gene encoding B3 domain-containing protein At2g33720-like yields the protein MGFQFKDFLKQWPIKKVLSARDVSYSQIVLPRNQVEKHILPLLLPEEQNLINRHEQLQITVRDLDTMCEHQLNLWENGSSYVLTKGWNTAFVRRRGLEIGEEVGFCWDERLQELRFSVLNRPPIPHDE from the coding sequence ATGGGTTTCCAATTCAAGGACTTTTTGAAACAATGGCCCATCAAGAAGGTTCTCAGTGCAAGAGATGTTTCCTATAGTCAAATTGTACTGCCCAGAAACCAAGTGGAAAAGCACATCCTGCCTCTCTTACTTCCTGAGGAACAGAACTTAATTAACCGTCACGAACAGTTACAGATTACAGTGAGAGACCTTGATACAATGTGTGAGCACCAATTGAATTTATGGGAGAATGGGAGTTCTTATGTCCTTACTAAAGGGTGGAATACTGCCTTTGTAAGGCGTAGAGGACTAGAAATTGGTGAAGAAGTTGGATTTTGCTGGGATGAGAGGCTTCAGGAGCTGCGCTTTTCAGTGTTGAACCGTCCACCTATACCCCATGATGAATAG